A genome region from Tursiops truncatus isolate mTurTru1 chromosome 15, mTurTru1.mat.Y, whole genome shotgun sequence includes the following:
- the YWHAB gene encoding 14-3-3 protein beta/alpha, which yields MTMDKSELVQKAKLAEQAERYDDMAAAMKAVTEQGHELSNEERNLLSVAYKNVVGARRSSWRVISSIEQKTERNEKKQQMGKEYREKIEAELQDICNDVLELLDKYLIPNATQPESKVFYLKMKGDYFRYLSEVASGDNKQTTVSNSQQAYQEAFEISKKEMQPTHPIRLGLALNFSVFYYEILNSPEKACSLAKTAFDEAIAELDTLNEESYKDSTLIMQLLRDNLTLWTSENQGDEGDAGEGEN from the exons ATGACCATGGATAAAAGTGAGCTGGTACAGAAAGCCAAACTCGCCGAGCAGGCGGAGCGCTACGATGACATGGCTGCGGCCATGAAGGCAGTCACAGAGCAGGGGCACGAGCTCTCCAACGAGGAGAGAAACCTGCTGTCTGTTGCCTACAAGAATGTGGTCGGTGCCCGTCGTTCTTCCTGGCGTGTCATCTCCAGCATCGaacagaaaacagagaggaaTGAGAAGAAGCAGCAGATGGGCAAAGAGTATCGTGAGAAGATCGAGGCAGAGCTGCAGGACATCTGCAACGATGTTCTG GAGCTGTTGGACAAATACCTTATTCCCAATGCTACACAACCAGAAAGTAAGGTGTTCTACTTGAAAATGAAAGGCGATTATTTTAGATATCTTTCTGAGGTGGCATCTGGAGACAATAAACAAa CCACTGTGTCAAACTCCCAGCAGGCTTACCAGGAAGCATTTGAAATTAGTAAGAAAGAAATGCAGCCTACACACCCAATTCGACTGGGCCTGGCGCTTAACTTCTCCGTCTTTTACTATGAGATTCTAAACTCTCCTGAAAAGGCTTGCAGCCTGGCAAAAACG GCATTTGATGAAGCGATTGCTGAATTGGACACACTGAATGAAGAGTCTTACAAAGACAGCACCCTGATCATGCAGTTGCTTAGGGACAATCTCACT ctGTGGACGTCGGAAAACCAGGGAGATGAAGGAGatgctggggagggagagaactAA